In Pirellulales bacterium, a single genomic region encodes these proteins:
- a CDS encoding efflux RND transporter permease subunit — protein SITGVLLRGQDNNILTQVGFVVLIGLAAKNAILIVEFAKQLEDQGRDRFAAAAEAARLRLRPILMTSLAFIFGVVPLAWATGAGAELRQALGTAVFAGMIGVTTFGLIFTPAFYVICRWLATRGRRPTPAAALASPAE, from the coding sequence TCGATCACCGGGGTGCTCCTGCGCGGGCAAGACAACAACATCCTCACCCAGGTCGGCTTCGTCGTGCTGATCGGTCTCGCGGCGAAGAATGCGATTCTGATCGTCGAGTTTGCCAAGCAGCTCGAGGACCAGGGCCGCGACCGGTTTGCCGCGGCGGCCGAGGCCGCACGGCTGCGCCTGCGTCCGATCCTGATGACCTCGCTCGCCTTCATCTTCGGCGTAGTGCCGCTCGCCTGGGCGACCGGCGCCGGCGCCGAATTGCGGCAGGCACTCGGAACCGCGGTGTTCGCCGGCATGATCGGCGTCACCACGTTCGGCTTGATCTTCACGCCGGCCTTCTACGTGATTTGTCGCTGGCTCGCGACCCGCGGACGCAGGCCAACGCCCGCGGCGGCGCTGGCAAGTCCGGCGGAATGA